CGCTCTGGCAGGGCGCGACCGGTGATCCGTCGCAACAGCGTTTCGAGTATGAAGATCCGGATCATCCCGGCCAGTTGAAAAGCGTACATGTCGAACTGAACGTGGCCGAATTCACCTTGCGGATTCCGTTCAAACCGGAAATGCGCCGCCTCGAGCTTTATCGCATGGCGCCGGCTGCGCCTGATCAAAGCCGGCCAAAAGTTGTGCGCCAACTCATCGGTAGTATTCCTTTGGTGTGGCCGGGAGGTGAGCCGTAATGAAGAAAATTATCGCTGCAACTCTCCTTAATCTTTCAGAGGTTCATTCGTTGCAAAAAAAGCAAAGAATTCTTCCAACGGATGGAAACAACCCAACCGATAGAATGTTTCTTTTCATCCGCTGGGTTGTTTCTATCCGTTGGGGATTTTCTTTTTGGTTTCGGCCTATCTGCATTGCAAAGATAGGGAGAAAGATCGGGGCCGCCGCTTTTCTTCTCGTTTTGTCGTCCGCGCAGTTGCACGCGCAAGCCACGATCCAACAGATTTTGCAGAATGGCGCGACCGGCAGCCGCCTCAACCTCGTCATGCTTTCCGAGGGCTATACCAGCCAGCAATTGCCGGCATTCGTGAGCGATGCGACCACGATGTTGAACAAGCTGCTGAATACGCCGCCCTTCAAAGAATATAGCAGTTACTTCAACGCCTTTGCGATTGCGGTGGCCTCGAACGAGTCCGGTTCGGATCACCCGGCGAGCGGCGTTTTTCGCGATACTTTTTTCAACAGCTCGTTCGACAGCTTTGACATCCCAAAACTGCTCACCATCCCGCCTAATGATCGCGACGAGAATTACGCCAAGGGCAGGGGCAGAGTCGATTCCTTGCTGCAACTGCTGATGCCGGAGTACGACATTGTGATTCTGATCGTCAACGACCCGCAATTTGGCGGCTCCGGCGGTGTACCGGCCATTACTTCGATCAACCCCGGCGGCCCGGAAATCGTCGTCCATGAGCTTGGCCATTCTTTTGCCGGCCTCGGTGATGAATATTCGACGCCCTTCCCCGGCTATCCCGAGGTCGAAGAGCCGAACACCACCCGCGAGACACGCCGGGATTTCATCAAGTGGCGGTCGTGGATTTCGGTGAGCACGCAAATCCCAACGCCGCCAGTTGCGTCGCAATATGCTGCGGCGATCGGACTCTTTGAAGGCGCGCATTATCACGCGACAGGCTGGTTTCGCCCCAAGCTTAATTGCAAGATGCGCACGTACGGCGTGGCTTTTTGTGAAGTGTGCACGGAAACGCTGATCAAGTCACAGTATGCTGTGATCAGCCCGATTGAATCGTTTTCTCCACCAGCAAAGGCCATCGCGCTTAACGCCGGAGATTCAGCGTCGTTTAGTGTCGTGCCCATGCAGCCGGCGACGCAGGAGCTCGGCATCCAATGGTTCATCGATGGCGTACCGGTGAGCAACGCCACTTCGCCGGAGTTTCGTGTATTCGCTGAAGAACTGGGAGAGGGCGCGCAC
This is a stretch of genomic DNA from Cytophagia bacterium CHB2. It encodes these proteins:
- a CDS encoding T9SS type A sorting domain-containing protein; protein product: MKKIIAATLLNLSEVHSLQKKQRILPTDGNNPTDRMFLFIRWVVSIRWGFSFWFRPICIAKIGRKIGAAAFLLVLSSAQLHAQATIQQILQNGATGSRLNLVMLSEGYTSQQLPAFVSDATTMLNKLLNTPPFKEYSSYFNAFAIAVASNESGSDHPASGVFRDTFFNSSFDSFDIPKLLTIPPNDRDENYAKGRGRVDSLLQLLMPEYDIVILIVNDPQFGGSGGVPAITSINPGGPEIVVHELGHSFAGLGDEYSTPFPGYPEVEEPNTTRETRRDFIKWRSWISVSTQIPTPPVASQYAAAIGLFEGAHYHATGWFRPKLNCKMRTYGVAFCEVCTETLIKSQYAVISPIESFSPPAKAIALNAGDSASFSVVPMQPATQELGIQWFIDGVPVSNATSPEFRVFAEELGEGAHQIKVKVFDNTALVRNDPLQLLSDSTSWTINGTGDGNDPSHAIPAYYSLEQNYPNPFAPLGRGTFGNPQTEIRFALPEAGQVTVKIFNTIGQEVRTLVMGQYETGVHFVTWNGRDNNGNAVASGVYLYQLQADSFQQARKMNLLR